A single genomic interval of Rhododendron vialii isolate Sample 1 chromosome 3a, ASM3025357v1 harbors:
- the LOC131320615 gene encoding uncharacterized protein LOC131320615 codes for MKEMHAEMKNQSAGTEILFEEQNFDAPIFSPQHAPQQESTSVDCGVIVCILMEVLAHLEPIPKTLTKTEIDKYRAGLVSRFLNDEGRSWTIKKWEARRMGKASQ; via the exons ATGAAGGAGATGCATGCTGAGATGAAGAACCAAAGTGCAGGTACGGAAATACTCTTTGAAGAACAGAATTTTGATGCTCCAATCTTCTCACCTCAACATGCTCCACAACAAGAAAGTACATC GGTTGATTGTGGTGTTATTGTGTGCATTCTCATGGAAGTATTGGCGCACCTTGAGCCAATCCCAAAAACATTGACAAAGACTGAAATTGACAAGTATAGAGCCGGTTTAGTATCTCGATTTTTGAACGATGAAGGTAGAAGCTGGACGATAAAGAAATGGGAAGCAAGAAGGATGGGGAAGGCGTCGCAATGA
- the LOC131321244 gene encoding uncharacterized protein LOC131321244, with protein sequence MVHMVAENVCKFVLNRSSPFVALISGSQNQTLLTDFSIRSYDAIDTLAMTKPEITGKELVPVANAQPLAMIDHQKQMRQKKSPRKRTVDPTVINIEDSEEKSKVVKSASPTPRKKVDGKKSKGLVVDDETPTVQKSPTPTKKVMPTRIKFTDHGKKPETENVYERKRKRAKREDEGVINLQSPTKRVTRSSEAVHKLKRGKDEEEDEWDEEERDEEEKGKGKKGHKSEGFKGKRKQEKVEPGMSNNPRNVKRHIQYRSTLNTVVKLIRSIPTGEFTPLQIQEINKTPFAKILLGIVEAKMDEAYVRKSDTDVLKLVKQYEGTSGRFKLGGKSVKITAKEVTLIFGIQSGPKRIVLNPTPRVPKLDFADRLCPGPKGQRILTIPLLREFFTKAVKGTTLQDANDLARVLCLLLIGTLFFANTQARVSWGYLEFVEYLDNSTSYDWATFITEDVIQELNKRASLKPTKVGGCVMGLMYWLCEHVSLINQGDPQIIPRFIKWRIGDLTNALRTNNLDSLDPQLVLSSELEPSDAEEELYRFSLVPDVKTDVKAAKLKTAVDKSGDEVVEDTSDEETESEQDEVVDLLGIIRTLTENNAEKDHIISELRRENKEKSDTIVELRRRITKHTQTTTPGLGFEGISAQFDKDHLEHENVTLHTEIGGMLIEKDIVEEKLEVAGDIIDDFVTHAVTQTYKPVEDVGEKETKSKEQEIENVEEEEEEEEEEEEGGIEFVQDEGGPEYIMLPDAEVDSTTVEAYTSILECDTPKGKRGKTKVKVKSSSLTRGVKKKFTRVEKRLDDYVYSDLQKGAKNKLKQKWNPSAAPLIHLLSNTDAKLLQQIVDCSDADLT encoded by the exons Atgg TTCATATGGTTGCGGAAAATGTTTGCAAGTTTGTTTTGAATCGTTCTTCTCCGTTTGTCGCCCTAATTTCAGGGTCTCAAAATCAGACTTTGCTGACAGACTTCTCCATCAGATCCTACGACGCAATCGATACACTTG CAATGACTAAACCAGAAATCACAGGGAAAGAGTTGGTACCTGTGGCAAATGCTCAACCATTAGCAATGATTGACCATCAAAAACAGATGAGGCAGAAGAAATCACCAAGGAAACGGACAGTAGACCCAACTGTCATAAATATTGAAGACAGTGAGGAAAAGTCCAAGGTCGTCAAGTCTGCCTCACCCACCCCCCGGAAAAAAGTGGACGGAAAAAAGAGTAAAGGACTAGTAGTTGATGATGAAACACCAACTGTACAGAAATCACCTACCCCAACTAAAAAGGTGATGCCGACAAGAATCAAGTTCACAGACCATGGTAAAAAGCCAGAGACTGAAAATgtttatgagagaaagaggaaaagggCAAAAAGGGAAGATGAAGGAGTTATAAATCTGCAATCCCCGACAAAGAGAGTGACACGTTCTTCTGAGGCAGTGCATAAATTGAAAAGGGGTAAGGATG aagaagaagatgagtgGGATGAAGAAGAGAGggatgaagaagaaaagggaaaggggaAGAAAGGGCATAAAAGTGAAGGGTTCAAGGGCAaacgaaaacaagaaaaagtagAACCTGGGATGTCTAATAATCCCCGGAATGTAAAGAGACATATTCAGTACAG GTCAACTTTAAATACTGTGGTAAAACTGATAAGGAGTATTCCTACCGGGGAATTCACACCACTTCAAATTCAGGAGATCAATAAAACACCATTTGCGAAAATTTTGTTGGGTATTGTAGAAGCAAAAATGGATGAGGCCTACGTAAGGAAGAGCGATACCGACGTTTTAAAGTTGGTAAAACAATATGAGGGTACAAGTGGGAGATTCAAATTGGGTGGCAAGTCTGTGAAAATAACGGCGAAAGAGGTTACACTCATATTTGGAATACAATCTGGTCCTAAAAGGATTGTACTAAATCCAACTCCAAGGGTCCCAAAATTAGACTTCGCTGATCGTCTTTGCCCGGGTCCCAAAGGCCAAAGGATATTAACAATTCCGTTACTAAGGGAATTCTTTACCAAGGCTGTTAAAGGCACCACTTTGCAGGATGCGAATGATTTGGCGCGTGTCCTATGCCTTTTGTTAATAGGGACATTATTTTTTGCAAACACACAAGCCAGAGTGAGTTGGGGTTACTTGGAGTTCGTGGAATATTTGGATAATAGCACCTCCTACGATTGGGCAACCTTCATCACCGAAGACGTTATCCAAGAATTGAACAAAAGGGCTTCTTTGAAACCAACAAAAGTCGGAGGATGCGTAATGGGACTTATG TATTGGCTTTGTGAGCACGTGTCTTTAATTAATCAGGGAGATCCACAAATCATACCAAGGTTCATCAAGTGGAGGATTGGTGACCTAACAAATGCACTGCGTACAAACAACTTGGACTCTCTTGATCCGCAGTTG GTATTATCTTCAGAATTGGAGCCAAGCGACGCGGAGGAAGAATTGTATAGGTTTTCCCTAGTCCCTGATGTCAAGACTGATGTCAAGGCTGCTAAGTTGAAGACGGCAGTTGACAAGTCGGGCGATGAGGTCGTGGAGGATACGAGTGATGAGGAAACAGAAAGTGAGCAGGATGAAGTGGTAGACCTACTAGGTATAATCAGAACCTTGACCGAAAATAATGCAGAAAAGGACCATATAATTTCTGAACTTCGGAGGGAAAACAAGGAGAAATCTGACACAATAGTTGAACttaggaggaggattacaaagcATACACAAACCACAACACCTGGTTTAGGATTCGAAGGCATCTCCGCACAATTTGATAAAGACCACCTAGAGCACGAAAATGTTACGTTACATACGGAGATAGGCGGCATGCTCATAGAGAAAGACATTGTtgaagaaaaacttgaagtggCCGGAGATAtaattgatgattttgtgaCACATGCTGTAACACAAACGTACAAG ccAGTTGAAGATGTGGGCGAGAAGGAAACCAAGTCTAAAGAACAAGAAATAGAAAatgtggaagaagaagaagaagaagaagaagaagaagaagaaggggggaTTGAATTTGTCCAGGATGAGGGTGGGCCAGAGTACATAATGCTGCCAGATGCAGAAGTGGACAGTACGACTGTTGAAGCATACACGAGTATACTAGAATGCGACACACCGAAAGGGAAGAGGggaaaaacgaaagtaaaagtGAAATCATCGTCGCTAACTAGAGGagtgaaaaaaaagttcaccAGAGTGGAGAAGCGGTTAGACGATTATGTCTACAGTGATTTGCAAAAGGGGGCAAAGAATAAATTGAAACAAAAGTGGAATCCTAGTGCAGCACCGTTGATTCACTTGCTATCGAATACCGATGCGAAGCTATTGCAACAAATCGTTGACTGTTCTGACGCAGATCTCACATAA